The proteins below are encoded in one region of Phaseolus vulgaris cultivar G19833 chromosome 1, P. vulgaris v2.0, whole genome shotgun sequence:
- the LOC137814571 gene encoding protein BIC1-like — MAHQSAAESDDQILSKSLDLNSPHPSKDIIKMEQQQQQQDPFFSLSKANQDGIDRDKGVAKQDPSASKPLLCNEEKMALQEDAIMDGVAKESSVAEALEEDSGRERLKRHRVEVAGRVWIPDMWGQEELLKDWIDCSAFDAPLVPSRIATAREALVEECTRANAAGLRIENRDLDFNDLSLNNKSTTVEVQNTPTFSDTEKSI, encoded by the exons ATGGCTCACCAATCCGCTGCTGAATCTGATGACCAGATTCTTTCAAAGTCATTGGACCTTAACAGTCCCCATCCAAGTAAAGATATCATCAAGAtggagcagcagcagcagcaacaaGACCCCTTCTTCTCCTTGAGCAAAGCTAACCAGGATGGTATTGATAGAGATAAGGGTGTTGCAAAGCAAGACCCATCTGCTTCGAAACCCCTTCTTTGCAATGAGGAGAAAATGGCATTGCAAGAGGATGCAATAATGGATGGTGTTGCCAAAGAAAGTAGCGTAGCAGAGGCTTTAGAAGAGGATAGTGGACGCGAGAGGCTGAAGCGGCATAGAGTTGAGGTGGCTGGGAGAGTTTGGATTCCTGATATGTGGGGTCAGGAGGAGCTGTTGAAGGATTGGATAGATTGCAGTGCATTTGATGCCCCTTTGGTTCCAAGCAGAATCGCCACTGCACGAGAGGCTTTGGTTGAAGAGTGTACAAGAGCAAATGCTGCTGGACTAAGAATAGAGAACAG GGACTTGGATTTCAATGATCTATCCCTTAATAACAAGAGCACAACTGTAGAGGTTCAAAACACCCCAACGTTTTCAGACACTGAGAAGAGCATCTAA
- the LOC137814570 gene encoding protein CIA1, whose amino-acid sequence MELKEIQRLEGHTDRVWSLDWNPATGHAGIPLVFASCSGDKTVRIWEQNLSSGLWACKAVLDETHTRTVRSCAWSPSGKLLATGSFDATTAIWENVGGDFECVSTLEGHENEVKSVCWNASGTLLATCSRDKSVWIWEVLPGNEFECVSVLQGHAQDVKMVKWHPTEDILFSCSYDNNIKVWADEGDSDDWQCVQTLGEPNNGHTSTVWALSFNASGDKMVSCSDDLTVKVWGTENIGIQSGGGFAPWRHLCTLTGYHDRTIFSVHWSREGIFASGAADDAIRLFVDDNESQVGGPLYKLLLKKEKAHDMDVNFVQWSPGEKPVLASASDDGTIKVWELIS is encoded by the exons ATGGAGTTGAAAGAGATTCAGAGACTCGAAGGTCACACCGATAGGGTTTGGAGCTTGGATTGGAACCCCGCCACCGGACACGCCGGTATTCCTCTCGTCTTCGCTTCTTGCAGCGGCGACAAAACCGTCCGAATCTGGGAGCAGAACCTCTCCTCTGGCCTATGGGCCTGCAAG GCGGTTTTGGATGAAACACACACTCGAACTGTTCGATCTTGTGCTTGGTCACCGTCGGGGAAGCTTTTGGCCACTGGAAGTTTCGACGCCACCACTGCCATTTGGGAAAATGTTGGTGGCGATTTTGAGTGTGTTTCTACTTTGGAG GGACATGAAAATGAAGTGAAGAGTGTGTGTTGGAATGCGTCTGGCACGTTGCTTGCAACTTGTAGTAGAGATAAGTCTGTTTGGATATGGGAAGTGCTGCCTGGGAACGAGTTTGAGTGCGTGTCTGTGCTGCAAGGACATGCGCAGGATGTGAAAATGGTGAAGTGGCATCCCACAGAGGATATCTTATTTTCGTGTAGctatgataataatattaag GTTTGGGCGGATGAAGGTGATAGTGACGATTGGCAATGCGTTCAAACGCTTGGGGAACCTAATAA TGGACATACTTCCACTGTCTGGGCACTCTCCTTCAATGCGAGTGGTGACAAAATGGTTTCGTGTAG CGATGATCTTACCGTGAAGGTATGGGGAACAGAAAATATAGGGATTCAATCTGGTGGTGGATTTGCACCTTG GAGACATCTTTGCACTCTTACAGGGTATCATGATCGGACAATTTTCTCAGTTCATTGGTCAAG AGAAGGTATCTTTGCCAGTGGAGCCGCTGATGATGCTATACGCCTTTTTGTGGATGACAATGAAAGTCAG GTTGGTGGTCCTCTCTACAAGTTGCTGCTGAAGAAAGAGAAGGCCCATGACATGGATGTAAATTTTGTGCAGTGGAGCCCTGGG GAGAAGCCGGTGCTAGCCTCTGCAAGCGATGATGGGACAATCAAGGTGTGGGAGCTGATATCATAA
- the LOC137814572 gene encoding ribonucleoside-diphosphate reductase small chain-like, translating to MPAIPEEPLLAPNPDRFCMFPIQYPQIWEMYKKAEASFWTAEEVDLSQDLRHWDSLTDGERHFITHVLAFFAASDGIVLENLAARFMKEIQVSEARAFYGFQIAIENIHSEMYSLLLETYIKDSTEKNHLFRAVDTIPCVAKKAQWALRWIDATDSFAERIVAFACVEGIFFSGSFCSIFWLKKRGLMPGLTFSNELISRDEGLHCDFACLLYSLLRKKLTEERVKEIVRDAVDIEREFVCDALPCALVGMNGELMSQYIEFVADRLLGALGCGKVYDVQNPFDWMELISLQGKTNFFEKRVGDYQKASVMSSLNGNGGAHVFNMDEDF from the coding sequence ATGCCTGCGATCCCCGAAGAACCACTCCTGGCCCCGAACCCAGACCGCTTCTGCATGTTCCCAATCCAATACCCCCAAATATGGGAAATGTACAAGAAAGCCGAAGCCTCTTTCTGGACCGCCGAAGAGGTTGACCTTTCCCAAGACCTCCGCCACTGGGACTCCCTCACCGACGGCGAGCGCCACTTCATCACCCACGTCCTCGCCTTCTTTGCCGCCTCCGACGGTATCGTTCTCGAAAACCTCGCCGCCCGCTTCATGAAGGAAATCCAAGTCTCCGAGGCCCGTGCTTTCTACGGCTTCCAGATCGCCATCGAGAACATCCACTCCGAGATGTACAGCCTCCTCTTGGAAACCTACATCAAAGACTCCACCGAAAAGAACCACCTGTTCCGTGCCGTAGACACCATCCCCTGCGTCGCCAAGAAGGCACAGTGGGCCTTGCGCTGGATCGACGCCACCGACTCTTTCGCCGAGCGCATCGTCGCCTTCGCCTGCGTCGAGGGAATCTTCTTCTCTGGCAGCTTCTGCTCGATATTCTGGCTCAAGAAGCGCGGTTTGATGCCCGGTCTCACCTTCTCCAACGAACTCATATCGCGAGATGAAGGGCTTCACTGCGACTTCGCGTGCCTCTTGTACTCTCTCCTCAGAAAGAAGCTCACTGAGGAGCGCGTGAAGGAGATTGTGCGCGACGCGGTTGACATAGAGAGGGAATTTGTGTGCGACGCGCTTCCCTGCGCTTTGGTGGGTATGAATGGGGAGCTGATGAGTCAGTATATTGAGTTTGTTGCGGATCGGTTGCTGGGTGCGCTTGGGTGTGGGAAGGTGTACGATGTTCAGAATCCCTTTGATTGGATGGAGCTTATATCACTCCAGGGGAAAACCAACTTCTTTGAAAAGCGCGTTGGAGACTATCAGAAGGCTTCTGTTATGTCTAGCTTGAACGGAAATGGAGGGGCACATGTGTTCAACATGGATGAGgatttttaa